One region of Mus musculus strain C57BL/6J chromosome 3, GRCm38.p6 C57BL/6J genomic DNA includes:
- the Rrh gene encoding visual pigment-like receptor peropsin, which yields MLSEASDFNSSGSRSEGSVFSRTEHSVIAAYLIVAGITSILSNVVVLGIFIKYKELRTPTNAVIINLAFTDIGVSSIGYPMSAASDLHGSWKFGHAGCQIYAGLNIFFGMVSIGLLTVVAMDRYLTISCPDVGRRMTTNTYLSMILGAWINGLFWALMPIIGWASYAPDPTGATCTINWRNNDTSFVSYTMMVIVVNFIVPLTVMFYCYYHVSRSLRLYAASDCTAHLHRDWADQADVTKMSVIMILMFLLAWSPYSIVCLWACFGNPKKIPPSMAIIAPLFAKSSTFYNPCIYVAAHKKFRKAMLAMFKCQPHLAVPEPSTLPMDMPQSSLAPVRI from the exons ATGCTGAGTGAGGCTTCGGATTTTAACAGCTCGGGCTCTAGGAGCGAAGGTTCTGTCTTTTCAAGGACTGAGCACAGCGTCATAGCGGCTTACCTGATTGTGGCAG GTATCACGAGCATTCTCAGCAACGTAGTAGTCCTGGGTATCTTCATCAAGTACAAGGAGCTGCGGACACCCACCAATGCAGTGATTATCAACCTGGCTTTCACGGATATAGGGGTCAGTAGCATCGGCTATCCCATGTCTGCGGCTTCAGATCTGCATGGAAGTTGGAAATTTGGACATGCAGGCTGTCAG ATTTATGCAGGACTGAATATCTTCTTTGGGATGGTGAGCATTGGCTTACTCACGGTTGTAGCTATGGATCGGTACCTGACCATCAGTTGCCCTGATGTAG GACGAAGAATGACCACCAACACTTACCTCAGCATGATCCTGGGCGCCTGGATCAATGGCCTGTTTTGGGCTTTGATGCCCATCATAGGGTGGGCTAGTTATGCCCCGGATCCTACAGGGGCCACGTGTACCATAAACTGGCGGAATAATGATAC CTCGTTCGTGTCTTACACCATGATGGTTATCGTGGTGAACTTCATTGTGCCCTTGACAGTGATGTTTTACTGTTACTACCACGTCAGTCGGTCCCTGAGACTCTACGCCGCTAGTGACTGCACTGCACACCTCCACAGAGACTGGGCAGACCAGGCAGATGTAACAAAG ATGTCTGTGATAATGATACTGATGTTTCTGCTGGCATGGTCCCCTTATTCCATCGTGTGCTTGTGGGCTTGTTTTGGAAACCCCAAAAAGATTCCTCCTTCAATGGCTATCATAGCTCCACTGTTTGCAAAATCCTCTACGTTCTACAACCCCTGTATTTACGTGGCTGCGCATAAGAA GTTTCGGAAGGCCATGTTGGCCATGTTTAAATGCCAACCTCACCTAGCAGTGCCTGAGCCAAGTACTCTACCAATGGATATGCCTCAGAGCTCATTGGCTCCTGTGAGGATCTGA
- the Rrh gene encoding visual pigment-like receptor peropsin isoform X1, with protein sequence MTTNTYLSMILGAWINGLFWALMPIIGWASYAPDPTGATCTINWRNNDTSFVSYTMMVIVVNFIVPLTVMFYCYYHVSRSLRLYAASDCTAHLHRDWADQADVTKMSVIMILMFLLAWSPYSIVCLWACFGNPKKIPPSMAIIAPLFAKSSTFYNPCIYVAAHKKFRKAMLAMFKCQPHLAVPEPSTLPMDMPQSSLAPVRI encoded by the exons ATGACCACCAACACTTACCTCAGCATGATCCTGGGCGCCTGGATCAATGGCCTGTTTTGGGCTTTGATGCCCATCATAGGGTGGGCTAGTTATGCCCCGGATCCTACAGGGGCCACGTGTACCATAAACTGGCGGAATAATGATAC CTCGTTCGTGTCTTACACCATGATGGTTATCGTGGTGAACTTCATTGTGCCCTTGACAGTGATGTTTTACTGTTACTACCACGTCAGTCGGTCCCTGAGACTCTACGCCGCTAGTGACTGCACTGCACACCTCCACAGAGACTGGGCAGACCAGGCAGATGTAACAAAG ATGTCTGTGATAATGATACTGATGTTTCTGCTGGCATGGTCCCCTTATTCCATCGTGTGCTTGTGGGCTTGTTTTGGAAACCCCAAAAAGATTCCTCCTTCAATGGCTATCATAGCTCCACTGTTTGCAAAATCCTCTACGTTCTACAACCCCTGTATTTACGTGGCTGCGCATAAGAA GTTTCGGAAGGCCATGTTGGCCATGTTTAAATGCCAACCTCACCTAGCAGTGCCTGAGCCAAGTACTCTACCAATGGATATGCCTCAGAGCTCATTGGCTCCTGTGAGGATCTGA
- the Gar1 gene encoding H/ACA ribonucleoprotein complex subunit 1 yields MSFRGGGRGGFNRGGGGGGFNRGGGSNNHFRGGGGGGGGSFRGGGGGGGGSFRGGGRGGFGRGGGRGGFNKFQDQGPPERVVLLGEFMHPCEDDIVCKCTTEENKVPYFNAPVYLENKEQVGKVDEIFGQLRDFYFSVKLSENMKASSFKKLQKFYIDPYKLLPLQRFLPRPPGEKGPPRGGGGGGRGGRGGGRGGGGRGGGRGGGFRGGRGGGGGFRGGRGGGGFRGRGH; encoded by the exons ATGTCTTTCCGAGGCGGAGGTCGCGGAGGCTTTAATCGCGGTGGTGGAGGCGGAGGCTTCAACCGTGGCGGCGGCAGCAACAACCACTTCCGAGGGGGcggcggaggcggcggcggcagtTTCAGgggcggaggcggcggcggcggcggcagttTCAGGGGCGGCGGCCGAGGAGGATTTGGACGAGGGGGCGGTCGTGGAGGCTTTAATAAATTtcaagatcaagggcctccagAACGTGTCGTCT TGTTAGGAGAATTCATGCATCCCTGTGAAGATGACAtcgtgtgtaaatgtaccaccgaGGAGAACAAGGTGCCCTACTTCAACGCCCCTGTTTACTTAGAAAACAAAGAGCAAGTCGGGAAAGTGGATGAGATATTTGGACAGCTTAGAGATTTT TATTTTTCAGTTAAGTTGTCAGAAAACATGAAGGCATCTTCCTTTAAAAAGCTACAGAAG TTCTATATAGACCCATACAAGCTGCTGCCGCTGCAGAGGTTTCTGCCTCGTCCTCCTGGTGAGAAAGGACCTCCCAGAGGTGGCGGCGGTGGCGGCAGGGGAGgtcgaggaggaggaagaggaggcggtGGCCGAGGTGGTGGAAGAGGTG gtggttttagaggaggcagaggaggaggtgggggcttcagaggaggaagaggaggtggcgGATTCCGAG gaAGGGGACATTAG